The Lates calcarifer isolate ASB-BC8 unplaced genomic scaffold, TLL_Latcal_v3 _unitig_1960_quiver_1202, whole genome shotgun sequence genome includes a window with the following:
- the LOC108891439 gene encoding uncharacterized protein LOC108891439, which produces MSQIGQNNMRYNGSLSKEKNLRRRQHGSSSEQDNDQSETASKRLKREDNVKSSCQRCEQHEREHKERMTEMETFYKEKLQEARSALKQKEEELKSFKDRVAPDLALSIKTGDTESMNNPVSKTKLTEMYNKLKLLQWPKIKDHLKSNAVSREFTRDLTQKMFKDAAEEMERKKKQIDEVFGLTENSSGLTPQKVKEFRQLTIHSLQMNLYHSRKEDLLQSPFLDDEAQYSQNVMENFRLLASECYWLGCLMALNDPPLQPDWENHVPGMDAWDIFPRNIKSV; this is translated from the exons ATGAGCCAAATTGGACAGAATAATATGag ATACAATGGATCCTTAAGTAAAGAGAAGAATTTGAGGAGGCGACAGCATGGTTCAAG TTCAGAACAGGATAATGACCAGTCAGAGACAGCAAG caaaagactgaaaagagaaGATAATGTGAAATCCAGCTGCCAACGGTGTGAACAACATGAACGTGAACATAAAGAAAG aatgactgagatggaaacattttacaaagagaaacttcaggaggcaag atctgccctgaaacaaaaagaggaagaactgaaatcattcaaagacag AGTTGCACCTGACTTGGCTCTTTCAATAAAGACAGGAGACACTGAGAGCATGAACAACCCAGTCAGtaaaaccaaactgacagagatgtataacaaactgaaactgctgcagtgGCCTAAAATCAAAGATCATCtgaaatctaatgctgtgagcAGAGAGTTTACCAGAGATCTGACTCAG aaaatgtttaaagatgcagcagaagaaatggagagaaagaagaagcagataGATGAAgtgtttggactgactgagaaCAGCAGTGGACTAACACCTCAGAAG GTCAAAGAGTTCAGACAGTTAACAATTCACAGTCTTCAGATGAATCTGTACCACAGCAGGAAAGAAGATCTTCTTCAG AGTCCTTTCCTTGATGATGAAGCTCAGTACTCCCAGAATGTGATGGAGAACTTCAGACTTCTGGCCTCTGAATGCTACTGGTTGGGTTGTTTGATGGCTTTAAACGATCCTCCTCTTCAGCCGGACTGGGAGAATCATGTTCCTGGGATGGACGCTTGGGACATTTTCCCACGAAACATCAAGTCTGTTTAG